A window of the Halostella litorea genome harbors these coding sequences:
- the glmS gene encoding glutamine--fructose-6-phosphate transaminase (isomerizing), with protein MCGITAHVGGDEAVEDLLVGLENLEYRGYDSAGVAVKNGHGIDVCKRQGEISQLKDRIRGELSGGHVGIGHTRWSTHGPPTDENAHPHTDCTGEVAVVHNGIIENYGELKRGLERAGHGFDSDTDTEVVPHLVEEYRDEGLSPEAAFRRTIRRLEGSYAVAMVVDGSDAVYATRNGSPLVMGVSGDRRFLASDAPAFLTFTDRVVYLEDGDVVAVEPGGHRITDLDGNPVERPPETVDWVAEDAEKGGYDHYMLKEIHEQPAALAQTLQGRIDGQSASDDAASSGVGRDAVSLTEFPPGSFGNVEEVQFVACGTSYHAALYATRVLASRGIHASAYRAGEYATSPAPIGDGSLVVGVTQSGETADTLESLRVATRRGARTLAVTNVVGSTAARECDDALFIRAGPEIGVAATKTFSSQVATLTLLGERIVRDVTGLASDEVGDLLDSLAALGDDVRRVVDGSGAEDVADRYVGRPSYFFIGRDVGYPVALEGALKFKEITYEHAEGFAAGELKHGPLALVTEETPVFAVFTGRHDEKTLSNVEQVQARGAPVIAVASEDHDAALDVADEALTYPAAAPEAAAVLANVQLQLVAYHVANRLDRAIDKPRNLAKSVTVE; from the coding sequence ATGTGTGGAATAACCGCGCACGTCGGCGGCGACGAGGCGGTCGAGGACCTGCTCGTCGGCCTGGAGAACCTGGAGTACCGCGGCTACGACTCCGCCGGCGTCGCCGTGAAGAACGGCCACGGGATCGACGTCTGCAAGCGCCAGGGCGAGATCTCACAGCTCAAGGACCGCATCCGCGGCGAACTGAGCGGGGGCCACGTCGGCATCGGCCATACGCGGTGGAGCACCCACGGGCCGCCGACCGACGAGAACGCACACCCCCACACGGACTGCACCGGCGAGGTCGCGGTCGTGCACAACGGCATCATCGAGAACTACGGGGAACTCAAACGCGGGCTGGAGCGGGCCGGCCACGGCTTCGACAGCGACACCGACACGGAGGTCGTCCCGCACCTCGTCGAGGAGTACCGCGACGAGGGGCTGTCGCCCGAGGCCGCCTTCCGGCGGACGATCCGCCGGCTGGAGGGGAGCTACGCCGTCGCGATGGTCGTCGACGGGTCGGACGCCGTCTACGCCACCCGGAACGGCTCCCCGCTCGTGATGGGCGTGAGCGGCGACCGCCGGTTCCTCGCCAGCGACGCGCCGGCGTTCCTGACGTTCACCGACCGCGTCGTCTACCTGGAGGACGGCGACGTGGTCGCGGTCGAACCCGGCGGCCACCGGATAACCGACCTCGACGGCAACCCGGTGGAGCGACCCCCCGAGACCGTCGACTGGGTCGCCGAGGACGCCGAGAAGGGCGGCTACGACCACTACATGCTGAAGGAGATCCACGAACAGCCGGCGGCCCTCGCCCAGACGCTGCAGGGGCGGATCGACGGACAGTCGGCGTCGGACGACGCCGCGTCGTCCGGGGTCGGCCGCGACGCCGTCAGCCTGACGGAGTTCCCGCCGGGGTCGTTCGGGAACGTCGAGGAGGTCCAGTTCGTCGCCTGTGGCACCTCCTACCACGCCGCGCTGTACGCGACGCGCGTGCTCGCCAGCCGCGGGATCCACGCGTCGGCGTACCGCGCGGGGGAGTACGCGACCAGCCCGGCCCCCATCGGGGACGGGAGCCTCGTCGTCGGCGTGACCCAGAGCGGCGAGACCGCCGACACGCTCGAATCGCTCCGGGTCGCGACCAGACGGGGGGCGCGGACCCTCGCCGTGACCAACGTCGTCGGGAGCACGGCCGCCCGCGAGTGCGACGACGCGCTGTTCATCCGGGCCGGGCCGGAGATCGGCGTCGCCGCGACGAAGACGTTCTCCTCGCAGGTGGCGACGCTGACGCTGCTCGGCGAGCGGATCGTCCGCGACGTGACCGGGCTGGCGAGCGACGAGGTCGGCGACCTGCTCGACTCGCTCGCGGCGCTCGGCGACGACGTCCGGCGCGTCGTCGACGGGAGCGGGGCCGAGGACGTCGCCGACAGGTACGTCGGCCGGCCGTCGTACTTCTTCATCGGCCGGGACGTCGGCTACCCGGTGGCGCTGGAGGGGGCGCTGAAGTTCAAGGAGATCACCTACGAGCACGCCGAGGGATTCGCCGCGGGCGAACTCAAGCACGGCCCGCTTGCGCTGGTGACCGAGGAGACGCCGGTGTTTGCCGTGTTCACCGGCCGCCACGACGAGAAGACGCTGAGCAACGTCGAGCAGGTCCAGGCCCGCGGCGCGCCGGTGATCGCCGTCGCGAGCGAGGACCACGACGCCGCGCTCGACGTCGCCGACGAGGCGCTGACCTACCCCGCGGCGGCCCCGGAGGCGGCGGCCGTCCTCGCGAACGTCCAGCTCCAGCTCGTCGCCTACCACGTCGCGAACCGGCTCGACAGGGCGATCGACAAGCCGCGGAACCTGGCAAAGAGCGTGACGGTCGAATGA
- a CDS encoding sulfatase, with amino-acid sequence MADRPNIIWLTMESTRADHTSLHGYERDTTPELRRIAASDDGRAFSRCFSHGVWTLASSASILSGTYPSHHDTGMESDAFPDELDTAPERLRDAGYHTACLSPNSHLSSATNLDRGFEQFEWLSKSSLYDVAGPRTLAKYAANLWRHSAGLTTDTAKHSTGYVITDVVKRWLRSFAGDDEPFFLYAHYGDPHHAYYPPLPYHDAFTDDIEFSADEAAELALDHHDDLNELIARGCPFSDAEWAALLAMYDAEIAYTDELIGHVFDYATDRLDLDDTVFVVTADHGELFGEGGMLAHKVVVDDAVTHVPAVVHGLDALTDHDGELVQHADLMETVLAAVGADTDGMQGVDLRTNRREHAVLQRGWKRAKKNLDTFREFDPSFDVDAYHEGQLHALRTAEYKYQRGEDGAELFELPDETRDVADDRPEVAAELDRTLTEWLETAGAPVSDERREGSFSDEMRDQLADLGYIE; translated from the coding sequence ATGGCAGACCGGCCGAACATCATCTGGCTCACGATGGAGAGCACGCGGGCCGACCACACCTCGCTCCACGGGTACGAGCGGGACACGACGCCCGAACTGCGCCGGATCGCGGCGTCGGACGACGGGCGGGCGTTCTCGCGGTGTTTCTCCCACGGCGTCTGGACGCTCGCCTCCAGCGCCTCGATCCTGTCGGGGACGTACCCCTCCCACCACGACACCGGGATGGAGAGCGACGCGTTCCCCGACGAACTGGACACGGCCCCCGAACGGCTCCGGGACGCCGGCTACCACACCGCCTGCCTCTCCCCGAACTCCCACCTGAGTTCGGCGACGAACCTGGACCGCGGGTTCGAGCAGTTCGAGTGGCTGAGCAAGTCGTCGCTGTACGACGTCGCCGGGCCGCGGACGCTGGCGAAGTACGCCGCGAACCTGTGGCGACACAGCGCCGGGCTGACGACCGACACGGCGAAACACAGCACCGGCTACGTGATCACCGACGTGGTCAAGCGCTGGCTGCGGTCGTTCGCGGGCGACGACGAGCCGTTCTTCCTCTACGCCCACTACGGCGACCCGCACCACGCCTACTACCCGCCGCTGCCGTACCACGACGCCTTCACCGACGACATCGAGTTCTCGGCCGACGAGGCCGCCGAACTGGCGCTGGACCACCACGACGACCTGAACGAACTCATCGCGCGTGGCTGCCCGTTCTCGGACGCCGAGTGGGCCGCGCTGCTGGCGATGTACGACGCGGAGATCGCCTACACCGACGAACTGATCGGCCACGTGTTCGACTACGCGACCGACCGGCTTGACCTGGACGACACCGTGTTCGTGGTCACGGCCGACCACGGCGAACTGTTCGGCGAGGGGGGGATGCTCGCCCACAAGGTCGTCGTCGACGACGCCGTCACCCACGTCCCCGCGGTCGTCCACGGGCTCGACGCGCTGACCGACCACGACGGGGAGCTGGTCCAGCACGCCGACCTGATGGAGACGGTCCTCGCGGCGGTCGGGGCCGACACCGACGGGATGCAGGGCGTCGACCTGCGGACGAACCGGCGGGAGCACGCGGTCCTCCAGCGCGGGTGGAAGCGGGCGAAGAAGAACCTCGACACGTTCCGCGAGTTCGACCCGTCGTTCGACGTCGACGCCTACCACGAGGGCCAGCTACACGCGCTCCGCACGGCCGAATACAAGTACCAGCGCGGCGAGGACGGGGCCGAGCTGTTCGAACTCCCGGACGAGACGCGGGACGTGGCCGACGACCGGCCGGAGGTCGCCGCCGAACTCGACCGGACGCTGACGGAGTGGCTGGAGACGGCGGGCGCGCCGGTCTCCGACGAGCGCCGGGAGGGGAGCTTCTCCGACGAGATGCGCGACCAGCTCGCGGACCTGGGCTACATCGAGTGA
- a CDS encoding glycosyltransferase family 4 protein gives MGAESSADGIDLLVVGPESRATGGVARYVTEQRERLPDWVAPRVYDVGTPEGEGWRWFLAALLVSLRDAALFPARSRPDAVHVHSSHGFAFYRASFYVLFAAVVWRRPVVLHVHGSSFDDFVVDASLPVRLLQSAVFGACDRIVVLSEYWRDVLAFRASPEKLVVIPNAVDADEYRPAFDGDRPHVAFVSNHVERKGISELTDAVDALKRNGAPPFRVSIAGDGPLSDRAEALAERHDGVDYRGYVSEAEKRALLDSASIYVLPTHGEGLPIALLEGMAGGNAVVTTGVGSIPEVVDEENGVLVDPGDSDDLAAALADLLADPDAVAAMGRTNREAVSERYSWRAAVDRLTDTYRAVARPEGEG, from the coding sequence ATGGGTGCCGAATCGAGCGCCGACGGTATCGACCTGCTCGTCGTCGGGCCGGAGAGCCGCGCCACCGGCGGGGTCGCCAGGTACGTGACGGAACAGCGGGAACGGCTGCCGGACTGGGTCGCCCCGCGGGTGTACGACGTCGGGACGCCGGAGGGCGAGGGGTGGCGGTGGTTCCTCGCCGCGCTGCTCGTCTCCCTGCGGGACGCGGCGCTGTTCCCCGCCCGGTCCCGCCCCGACGCCGTCCACGTCCACTCCTCGCACGGCTTCGCGTTCTACCGCGCGTCGTTCTACGTCCTGTTCGCGGCGGTGGTCTGGCGGCGGCCGGTCGTCCTCCACGTCCACGGCTCGTCGTTCGACGACTTCGTCGTCGACGCCTCGCTCCCGGTCCGCCTGCTCCAGTCGGCCGTGTTCGGGGCCTGCGACCGGATCGTCGTCCTCTCGGAGTACTGGCGCGACGTGCTCGCGTTCCGGGCGTCGCCCGAGAAACTCGTCGTCATCCCGAACGCGGTCGACGCCGACGAGTACCGCCCCGCGTTCGACGGCGACCGCCCCCACGTCGCGTTCGTCTCGAACCACGTGGAGCGCAAGGGGATCAGCGAACTGACCGACGCGGTCGATGCGCTGAAGCGGAACGGCGCGCCGCCGTTCCGCGTGAGCATCGCCGGCGACGGGCCGCTGTCGGACCGCGCCGAGGCGCTGGCCGAGCGCCACGACGGCGTCGACTACCGCGGCTACGTCTCCGAGGCGGAGAAGCGGGCGCTGCTCGACTCGGCCTCGATATACGTCCTCCCGACCCACGGCGAGGGCCTCCCGATCGCCCTGCTGGAGGGGATGGCGGGCGGCAACGCCGTCGTGACGACCGGCGTCGGCAGCATCCCCGAAGTCGTCGACGAGGAGAACGGCGTCCTGGTCGACCCCGGCGACAGCGACGACCTGGCGGCGGCGCTTGCGGACCTGCTCGCCGACCCGGACGCCGTCGCGGCGATGGGGCGGACGAACCGCGAGGCCGTCAGCGAGCGCTACTCCTGGCGGGCGGCGGTCGACCGCCTGACGGACACGTACCGCGCGGTCGCCCGCCCGGAGGGGGAGGGATGA
- a CDS encoding alkaline phosphatase family protein has translation MYSLSQVQRGVRRGLSNPSFFGRELNRLYHRRLYRRPYNTDGVDVVAEDWDTLLLLDACRYDMFRRIHALPGRLEARESKGSHTSEFLAANFGGRTLRDTVYVTASPQLYRRRDELDVEFHDVVNVWREAGWDEDHGTVRPETMAEHVRRAVEEYPQKRIIGHFLQPHYPFLDADDRLNARRFGDDEGAADVWGELMRGRLDATGEEVWRAYVRNLTAVLPVIEELLAELDGRTVVTADHGNMVGERASPVPIREWGHPPGVYTDQLVRVPWLVYEHGPRREITEGTAEGAADAVADDVVEDRLRQLGYAD, from the coding sequence ATGTACTCGCTCTCGCAGGTGCAACGCGGGGTTCGCCGGGGCCTCTCGAACCCGTCGTTTTTCGGACGGGAGCTGAACCGGCTGTACCACCGCCGCCTCTACCGTCGCCCGTACAACACCGACGGCGTCGACGTGGTCGCCGAGGACTGGGACACGCTGTTGCTGCTGGACGCCTGCCGCTACGACATGTTCCGGCGGATTCACGCCCTCCCCGGCCGGCTGGAGGCCCGCGAGTCGAAGGGGTCGCACACGTCGGAGTTCCTCGCGGCCAACTTCGGCGGGCGGACGCTCCGGGACACCGTCTACGTCACCGCCAGCCCACAGCTGTACCGCCGGCGCGACGAACTCGACGTCGAGTTCCACGACGTCGTCAACGTCTGGCGCGAGGCGGGGTGGGACGAGGACCACGGGACGGTCCGGCCGGAGACGATGGCCGAGCACGTCCGCCGCGCGGTCGAGGAGTACCCGCAAAAGCGGATCATCGGGCACTTCCTGCAGCCCCACTACCCGTTTCTCGACGCCGACGACCGCCTCAACGCCCGCCGGTTCGGCGACGACGAGGGGGCGGCCGACGTGTGGGGTGAGCTGATGCGCGGCCGCCTCGACGCGACCGGCGAGGAGGTGTGGCGCGCCTACGTCCGGAACCTGACCGCCGTCCTCCCGGTGATCGAGGAATTGCTCGCCGAACTCGACGGCCGGACCGTCGTCACGGCCGACCACGGCAACATGGTCGGCGAGCGAGCGTCGCCGGTGCCGATACGCGAGTGGGGCCACCCGCCGGGCGTGTACACGGACCAGCTCGTCCGGGTCCCGTGGCTCGTCTACGAGCACGGCCCGCGGCGGGAGATCACCGAGGGGACGGCCGAGGGCGCGGCCGACGCCGTCGCCGACGACGTCGTCGAGGACAGGCTCCGACAGCTGGGGTACGCCGACTGA
- a CDS encoding sulfatase-like hydrolase/transferase yields the protein MPADTQRDVVLVTVDCWRHDAPARMPNLAALTEGYDRRDAICQAPATRGAFPALLSSKYYPQAYAGFDEVRRDVESLPEVLSAAGYETCGIVGSNPFLSTWGGDFDRFWNDRMDADADDEGVRGTLRAGASRLRHAYNYLRLRSRVPASEVASRGREWYESRSGPRFLWMHLMDVHVPFFPGLRKGMSEGLVDGYRSHLRFMRDPDSLSAEEYDALERFYWRSVERLDEQIDEVLGFLDDDALVVITGDHGEEFDHGGYGHARPYDECIRVPLLSSPGLAASFGDRETLRHLDVPATIVDAVGCAVPDSWEGAPGDRADPFPAFTLNHSPQFGRTYGAVRTERYKLFKAFDDDTDELVGAEAYDLRDDPGETRNLYGQDPPATVRTLESRLDGFLDREDIRSGIHEDPRNAPEVVEDRLQALGYK from the coding sequence ATGCCGGCCGACACGCAACGGGACGTGGTGCTCGTCACGGTCGACTGCTGGCGGCACGACGCGCCCGCGCGGATGCCGAACCTCGCGGCGCTGACGGAAGGGTACGACCGGCGCGACGCGATCTGTCAGGCCCCCGCGACCCGGGGGGCGTTCCCGGCGCTGCTGTCGAGCAAGTACTACCCGCAGGCGTACGCGGGGTTCGACGAGGTGCGCCGGGACGTCGAGTCGCTCCCGGAGGTGCTGTCGGCGGCCGGGTACGAGACCTGCGGGATCGTCGGGTCGAACCCCTTCCTGAGCACCTGGGGCGGGGACTTCGACCGCTTCTGGAACGACCGGATGGACGCCGACGCCGACGACGAGGGGGTCCGCGGGACGCTCCGCGCCGGGGCGTCGCGGCTCCGCCACGCGTACAACTACCTCCGGCTCCGGAGCCGGGTGCCGGCGAGCGAGGTCGCGAGCCGGGGGCGGGAGTGGTACGAGAGCCGGTCGGGCCCGCGGTTCCTCTGGATGCACCTGATGGACGTCCACGTCCCCTTCTTCCCGGGGCTCCGGAAGGGGATGTCGGAGGGGCTGGTCGACGGCTACCGCTCCCACCTGCGGTTCATGCGCGACCCCGACTCGCTGTCGGCCGAGGAATACGACGCCTTAGAGCGGTTCTACTGGCGCTCGGTCGAGCGGCTGGACGAGCAGATAGACGAGGTGCTTGGCTTCCTCGACGACGACGCGCTGGTCGTCATCACCGGCGACCACGGCGAGGAGTTCGACCACGGCGGCTACGGCCACGCGCGCCCGTACGACGAGTGCATCCGGGTCCCCCTGCTCTCCAGCCCCGGCCTGGCCGCGTCGTTCGGCGACCGCGAGACGCTCCGGCACCTCGACGTGCCGGCGACCATCGTCGACGCCGTGGGCTGTGCGGTGCCCGACAGCTGGGAGGGCGCCCCCGGGGACCGCGCCGACCCGTTCCCGGCGTTCACGCTGAACCACTCGCCGCAGTTCGGCCGGACGTACGGGGCCGTCCGCACCGAGCGGTACAAGCTGTTCAAGGCGTTCGACGACGACACCGACGAACTCGTCGGCGCCGAGGCGTACGACCTGCGGGACGACCCCGGGGAGACCCGGAACCTGTACGGCCAGGACCCGCCGGCGACGGTCCGGACGCTCGAATCGCGGCTCGACGGGTTCCTCGACCGCGAGGACATCCGGTCGGGCATCCACGAGGACCCGCGGAACGCCCCGGAGGTCGTCGAGGACAGGCTACAGGCGCTCGGCTACAAATGA
- a CDS encoding RNA-guided endonuclease InsQ/TnpB family protein produces the protein MANQVTRTYVASIRNHQQVRADLDSLGFAASKLWNVARWTCDRVWDETSTIPDDSTLKAYLKNHERYADLNAQSSQAILEELTEAFDSWYAHRENGTENANPPGYRKHGDDHPRSTVTFKEDGFKHDADHDQIRLSKGRNLKDGRSDFILCEYAANPDVDVQNVQQVRAVWTDDEWELHIVCGVEIENTDASGDRVAGIDLGICNFAAVAVGDEALLYSGGALKEDDYYFQKERAKCDDSDSRKARQLDRKRDQRRTHFLHAVSADIVAECAARNVSTIAVGDLSGIREGADWGDHGNLDLHGWAFDRFTEMLEYKAAERGISVERVDERDTSKSCAACGTTDDSQRVERGLYVCEECGLVANADVNGAENIRQKVLPSLACDGGDRDNGWMAQPAVRLFDTSTGRVAPQGQVRREP, from the coding sequence ATGGCGAATCAGGTCACACGCACCTACGTTGCGTCCATTCGCAACCATCAGCAGGTGCGTGCCGATCTCGATTCGCTGGGATTCGCCGCCTCGAAACTCTGGAACGTCGCCCGGTGGACGTGTGACCGTGTCTGGGATGAAACCAGCACGATTCCTGATGACAGCACGCTCAAAGCGTATCTTAAGAATCACGAACGCTACGCGGATTTGAACGCACAATCCAGTCAGGCAATTCTCGAAGAATTGACTGAAGCGTTCGACTCGTGGTACGCACACCGCGAGAACGGTACGGAAAACGCGAACCCGCCCGGCTACCGCAAGCACGGCGACGACCACCCCCGTTCAACGGTCACGTTCAAAGAAGACGGCTTCAAGCACGACGCCGACCACGACCAGATTCGACTCTCGAAAGGTCGGAACCTGAAAGACGGACGGAGCGACTTCATCCTCTGTGAGTACGCCGCCAATCCGGATGTGGACGTACAGAACGTCCAGCAGGTCCGGGCAGTCTGGACGGACGACGAGTGGGAGTTACACATCGTCTGTGGCGTCGAGATCGAGAACACCGATGCCTCCGGTGACCGAGTTGCTGGTATCGACCTCGGCATCTGCAACTTCGCGGCGGTCGCAGTCGGTGACGAAGCTCTGCTGTATTCCGGCGGGGCGCTCAAAGAGGACGACTACTACTTCCAGAAAGAGCGAGCGAAGTGCGACGATAGCGACTCGCGGAAGGCACGGCAACTGGACCGCAAGCGCGACCAGCGGCGGACCCATTTTTTGCACGCGGTCTCGGCAGACATCGTGGCCGAGTGCGCCGCCCGGAACGTCAGCACGATTGCAGTTGGCGACCTCTCTGGTATCCGCGAGGGTGCTGATTGGGGCGACCATGGCAATCTGGACTTGCACGGGTGGGCGTTCGACCGCTTCACCGAGATGCTGGAATACAAAGCCGCAGAGCGCGGCATCAGTGTCGAGCGCGTTGACGAACGCGATACCTCGAAGTCGTGTGCCGCCTGTGGGACCACCGACGACAGCCAGCGCGTTGAGCGGGGCCTGTACGTCTGCGAGGAGTGTGGACTGGTCGCCAACGCCGACGTGAACGGAGCCGAAAACATTCGACAGAAGGTACTCCCGAGTCTCGCCTGTGACGGGGGAGATAGGGATAACGGCTGGATGGCACAGCCAGCGGTGCGCTTGTTCGATACGTCCACGGGGCGAGTAGCCCCACAAGGGCAGGTGCGCCGCGAACCATAA
- a CDS encoding flippase, with protein sequence MSLTTRIARGATAQLAAQVLRVGTKGLVMLLLTRVFLSPGEYGLLFYAISVLGMAVLLANLGLAKSGARYIAEYHETDPGQIPHILRSTLGYNVAMILVVSAGVALLHEQVAAALNSPELGPLLLLGAGYVVALSLQKATTLLFQGFNRVSYSAAVSVVGNVSTVVFIVALLSLGAGVGGALLGYALGYAVAAVAGLFVLYRWFYAEFDAAAAPEDGLPRRILEYSVPLTATRGANVLDKRVDTVLVGFFLTPVAVGFYTLGKQITDFVIAPATSLGFAVSPAYGERKANDELDHAARIYETTFEYTLALYVPAAAGLFIVAEPAIRHVFGSDYLGAVPVLQVFSLYVLLRAIDKITNDGLDYLGRARARAIVKGATSVSNFGLNLVLIPAMGVVGAAVATVMTYSAMVAVELYLVYRELAVSTARLLRAAALVGVVTVGMVAAVAPLSSYISGVATLAGVVLVGVGVWGALATTAGLVDVGQLRSAIAS encoded by the coding sequence ATGTCACTCACCACCCGCATCGCTCGCGGAGCGACGGCGCAGTTGGCCGCGCAGGTGCTTCGGGTCGGGACCAAGGGGCTGGTGATGCTGTTGCTCACGCGGGTGTTCCTGTCGCCCGGGGAGTACGGGCTGCTGTTCTACGCCATCTCGGTGCTCGGGATGGCGGTGCTGCTCGCCAACCTCGGCCTCGCGAAGTCCGGCGCGCGCTACATCGCGGAGTACCACGAGACCGATCCGGGGCAGATACCGCACATCCTCCGGTCGACGCTCGGCTACAACGTCGCGATGATCCTGGTCGTATCCGCCGGGGTCGCGCTCCTTCACGAGCAGGTCGCCGCGGCGCTGAACTCGCCGGAGCTCGGGCCGCTGTTGCTGCTCGGCGCCGGCTACGTCGTCGCGCTCTCGCTCCAGAAGGCCACCACGCTACTGTTCCAGGGGTTCAACCGCGTCAGCTACAGCGCCGCCGTCTCCGTCGTCGGCAACGTCTCGACCGTCGTGTTCATCGTCGCCCTCCTCTCGCTGGGCGCGGGCGTCGGGGGCGCGCTGCTCGGCTACGCCCTCGGGTACGCCGTCGCCGCCGTCGCCGGCCTTTTCGTGCTCTACCGGTGGTTCTACGCGGAGTTCGACGCCGCGGCCGCCCCCGAGGACGGCCTCCCACGCCGGATCCTCGAGTACAGCGTCCCGCTCACCGCCACCCGCGGCGCGAACGTCCTCGACAAGCGGGTCGACACCGTGCTGGTCGGGTTCTTCCTCACCCCGGTCGCGGTCGGGTTCTACACGCTCGGCAAGCAGATCACGGACTTCGTGATCGCCCCGGCGACGTCGCTCGGCTTCGCCGTCTCGCCGGCCTACGGGGAGCGGAAGGCGAACGACGAACTGGACCACGCGGCCCGGATCTACGAGACGACCTTCGAGTACACGCTCGCGCTGTACGTGCCGGCCGCCGCGGGCCTGTTCATCGTCGCCGAGCCGGCGATCAGGCACGTGTTCGGGAGCGACTACCTCGGGGCGGTGCCGGTCCTGCAGGTGTTCAGCCTGTACGTCCTGCTGCGGGCGATCGACAAGATCACCAACGACGGGCTCGACTACCTCGGCCGAGCGCGTGCAAGGGCCATCGTGAAGGGCGCGACGTCCGTGAGCAACTTCGGCCTCAACCTCGTGCTCATCCCCGCGATGGGCGTGGTCGGGGCGGCCGTAGCGACGGTGATGACGTACAGCGCGATGGTCGCCGTCGAACTCTACCTGGTGTACCGCGAGCTCGCGGTGTCGACGGCCCGGCTGCTCCGCGCGGCCGCCCTCGTCGGCGTCGTGACGGTGGGGATGGTAGCCGCGGTCGCACCGCTTTCCTCGTACATCTCGGGCGTCGCGACGCTGGCCGGCGTCGTCCTCGTCGGCGTCGGCGTCTGGGGCGCGCTCGCGACCACCGCGGGGCTCGTCGACGTCGGCCAGCTCCGCTCGGCGATCGCCTCGTAG
- a CDS encoding Gfo/Idh/MocA family protein: protein MTLQSAVIGAGTVSQVHLSGLDDCPRTELVAVCDIDEERATEVARDYGIDAYTDVDELLAAADLDWVHVCTSVQTHLPLARKAIEAGVPVLIEKPVTETIEEAEELAETARQHGVRVAVVHQHLYDPAMRKALAQIRDGDLGAVRGVDVVFTGLTAPDEKHRGSWAFDLPGGEFEEGFPHPLYLALGVGGYPVDGDSVQAVTTLVDDYGGEFAYDNVQVQYASEGDALCSVKMLSGTVPQRVVHVHGEEKSLTVDLTSQTLVELPRNYRGSSINRALNNVDRVVDRIGGTVENATTVAKGQFDAGWEHQRTTKPHYYLIDAEAEAIADGAGQSESLARAVWATRITETIRDTTREERPAAVQ from the coding sequence ATGACGTTGCAATCAGCGGTGATCGGGGCCGGGACCGTTTCGCAGGTGCATCTCAGCGGGCTCGACGACTGTCCCCGGACGGAACTCGTCGCGGTCTGTGACATCGACGAGGAGCGCGCCACGGAGGTCGCACGCGACTACGGCATCGACGCGTACACCGACGTGGACGAACTGCTCGCGGCGGCCGACCTGGACTGGGTCCACGTCTGTACCTCCGTCCAGACCCACCTCCCGCTGGCGCGGAAGGCCATCGAGGCGGGCGTCCCGGTGCTCATCGAGAAACCCGTCACCGAGACCATCGAGGAGGCCGAGGAGCTGGCCGAGACGGCGCGGCAACACGGCGTCCGGGTCGCCGTCGTCCACCAGCACCTCTACGACCCGGCGATGCGGAAGGCGCTGGCGCAGATCCGCGACGGCGACCTCGGGGCGGTCCGGGGCGTCGACGTGGTGTTTACCGGACTCACCGCGCCGGACGAGAAACACCGCGGCTCGTGGGCGTTCGACCTGCCCGGCGGCGAGTTCGAGGAGGGGTTCCCGCACCCGCTGTACCTCGCGCTCGGGGTCGGCGGCTACCCGGTCGACGGGGACTCCGTCCAGGCCGTCACCACGCTCGTCGACGACTACGGCGGCGAGTTCGCGTACGACAACGTGCAGGTCCAGTACGCGTCCGAGGGGGACGCGCTCTGCTCGGTGAAGATGCTGTCGGGCACCGTCCCCCAGCGGGTCGTCCACGTCCACGGCGAGGAGAAGTCCCTGACCGTCGACCTGACCTCCCAGACGCTCGTCGAACTCCCGCGTAACTACCGCGGCTCGTCGATAAACCGCGCGCTGAACAACGTCGACCGGGTGGTCGACCGCATCGGCGGCACCGTCGAGAACGCGACGACCGTGGCGAAAGGGCAGTTCGACGCGGGCTGGGAGCACCAGCGGACGACGAAGCCCCACTACTACCTCATCGACGCCGAGGCCGAGGCGATAGCGGACGGCGCGGGCCAGTCGGAGTCGCTGGCGCGTGCGGTCTGGGCGACGCGCATCACGGAGACGATCCGCGACACCACGCGCGAGGAGCGGCCGGCCGCGGTGCAGTAA